The Nitrospira sp. sequence CCCACAATACAGACCTCTGTTTCTAAGGATTGACTCAAGCGACGCGAGGAGGGCTTTGGCCTGGCTGCGGTCCAGACCGACTGAGTCCCGCTGGATTCGTCTTTCATGATTGCCATTCATGCCCCTGTGTTCCCATTACGGCAATACGGGAAAGCTCTAGTTTTATCTATTCCGTTCGAGATTCACAGGCCAGAGGGCTTTGGTGGGTTGATGGCTTGCGACCAGGAGAGTCCAGAACACGGGAGTTGCCATTGCTATACCAAGCCAGAGCTTCAACTGAAGACTACCTCCACTGCTTGGCCGATTCGAGAGCGAGGCATAGGGAATCACCGGCAGCCGACAAAGAGTCCACCCTCCGTCCTGTCGGCACCGCCACGGCCTCTTCCTTGTTTGACTTCCCCTCTGTGACGGGAGAAAAGATGATGATCCCTTCGTTCTTCGCCCCTTGCTGACTTCGCCATGCGAACCGAGGGACCAGCCGCTACTAATGCTTCGGCGCATCGCGCTGATCGAGCTACTCGCCGAAGACGCGGCGTTTCGATTCATGAACGAGGCCAGGCATCCCGGCCTATAAACTAAGTAGAGCATACCTTTACGATATATACTCAATAGGTATATAATGAATGTTGTGAAAACATTTTCAGTACAACTGAAGCGTTTACGACAGAAGGAAGGTTTAACTCAAGCCCGACTCGCACATAAGACCAAGCTTAGTCTTGGTTATGTAGCTCGGCTTGAACAGGGTCGCCATGATCCACCACTTAGCACGCTTTTGAGGATCGCGAAGGCGTTACGAGTCACTGTTGCGGAGCTGGTTGAATGACCGATGAGGTCTAAAGAGAACTGGAGTAGCGCACGAAAAAAAGACGCTAAGGCAGTAAGGATCACGGGAGGGGGCAACCATGAGAGTCGCATTCTACGGACGCTTTAGCAGCGACAAGCAGAAGGACTCCAGCATCGACCAGCAATATCGCAACTGCGAGCGGTTCGCCGACTGCGAAGGCTGGACCATCGCACAACGGTATGAGGATCGCGCGATTTCCGGCAGCAAGGGGGAAGAGGGGCGACCTGGGTACAAGCAGATGCTCGCAGACCTGAAGGCCAAGGTTTTCGACGTGCTGTTGATTGACGACATGAGCCGCCTGTCGCGGGACTCCGATGAAGCCAACAAGACTCGTAAACGCTTCTTGTTCCACGGCGCGCGGCTGATCGCGGTGAGCGATGGCATAGACACCGATCAGAAGGCCCACAAGCTCCAGGCCAAGGCGAAGGAATTGACCAACGAGATCTTTCTCGATCAGCTCAAAAACCAGATCAAGCGCGGCATGATCGACCAAGCGGAACGCTGCTTTTGGAACGGTGGGCGGGTGTATGGCTATAAACTCGTCCCCGTCCTTGACCAAACCAAAAAGGACCCTTATGGCAATCCGGCGAAGATTGGGACACGCTTAGAGATCGATTCGGAACAGGCGAGGTGGGTCAAGTGGATCTTTGAACAGTATGCCAATGGTCGATCGCCGTGGAACATCGTGACCGAACTGAATGAACGTGGGGTTCTACCGCCGGGCGCCGCGTACAAGCGACACCGCAGCCGTCCTCCAACTTGGAGCGCCGCCGCACTACATGGTGAGCTGCAACGTGGCACGGGGCTTTTGAACAACCAGCTCTATCGTGGCCTGTATCGGTGGAACCGCTCCTATCGCGTAACAGACCCAGATGACGGTTCTGAAACTAACCGCTGGCGTGACCAGAGCGAGTGGGTCAACAAAGAGATACAGGAACTGCGGATCATCGACGAAGATCTGTGGGAGCGCGCTCACACCAAACGAATCGCGGTGAGCCAGCAGGCTCAGGCTCTTAACACGGTGAAAGGATGCCGAGGTGCGGGAACCGGTCGCCGTCCGAAATACCTATTGTCGGGCTTATTGGCGTGTGGCCGGTGCGGAAGCAATATGGTCATTCACAGCACTACGGACTATGCTTGTTCCTTGTGGCGTAGCGGCGGCGCGACGAAGCGGACCTGCACCAGCAGCCTTACCGTCAAGCGTACTCTGGTGGAATCGCTCTTGCTCAAAGCCATTCAGGAGGACTTGTTCACGGAGGAAGGGTTCGAGATCTTTAAGCAGGAGTTCGAGCGGTATCTGATCGAACAACGTAAGGCCAAGGCAACGGACAAGGATCACATTCAGGCGAGGCTGGGGGATGTCGAGCGGGAGATCAGCAACATCATGGCCGCGATTAAGGCGGGAATTATCACACCCACGACGAAAGATATGCTGACACAAGCTGAGGCGGAGCGGGAAGAACTACGCCAAGTCCTACGCGTTCCTACGCACAAGCTTAACCAACTGATGACAGCATTGCCGGATCTGGTTAATCGATTCCGGCGGATGCTGGATGACCTGGCGAGGGTGACTTGCCACGAAATCGACAAGGCAAGGAGCATTATCTATGGGCTGGTAGGAGAAAAAAAGATTGTGCTACATCCAACCGAAGACCAGCGGGGAGGCTACTTCATCGCAGAGCTAGCGGGCGACTATGCTGGACTGATCCCATTGGTTTTTCAGGGAAAAATAAAGTTGGTGGCGGTGGGCCGGATCGAACGGCCGACCCGCGGCTTATGAGTCCGCTGCTCTGCCAACTGAGCTACACCGCCACGCCAAAGAAATTAACGAGTTACGGTGCTGGAGTCAAGGAGGATTCGCGCACTGTGCCCGTGTTTGTGCCCGTCAGCGCTCGCGCCGCATCCTGCAGATCCGTTGGACTGACAATATGATAGTGGTCAAACACCGCTCGCGTTTGGTGTCCGGTGATCTTCATGGCAACGCGTCCAGGGACACCAACATTCACCATGTTACGGACGGCCGTACGCCGAAAGTCATGGCGTAACATCCTACCAATCCCGTATCTAATATTCTTTGCTAGGCCCATTAGGCTTACGTTCAGTCGATCGTGGATGCCGACCTTCTATAGCCTTGTCATCCTTCGTGATCGGTTCAATCGCCTCTAAACCTACACACTGCCCTTCCCCAATAAATTCCATCGTGAGTGGCGAAAGGGTTGAGTCACTTCCAGTCGTTCCGAACTGATGGGCTTGTCGTACAGTATCAATCCGCGCCGCTACTAGGTATTTAGGGTCCATAAAGGGGTGGCGCCCTACGGTTCGCCTGTGAGTCTCCACCCCTGAAACTGAACACTGAAGATCGAGAACGAGATGCTGTCTTTGAAGAACATTGTCCCCAACATGCGGCACGTAGAATAAGACACGCATTGCCCCATTACGGTTTTCAATGTCTAGAATATTTGCCATCGCCAAGATTGGCCGATGATTGGCCCGGATTAAGGACTGCTGTAGCTTCAAGGTGGAGATAGTTGTATCTCTGAGGCCATACATCCATTCGTAGTCGGCATGATACTTAGTTGAAAATGAGTCAATGAGCATATTCAAGTGCGCTTGTTTTTGTGCGGCGCTTGCCTCGACGGCGTGCTGTTGTCGGGCGTCCTTCTCTTCATACGATTCCCTATCGCAAGAGGTGTGCAGCAGGCCAAGCACAAGCACACAGATGGCGAGGACCGCTACCATTCTCCCTCTTATCCTCAATGTGCCCGTAATTGAGCCCGCGAATGACTCTATATCACTGCCCATCACCACTCAGCAACCAACCAGACAATAAAAACCCCTGACGTCTTTCGGCTCCATGGGGCATCCGATCAGTCCTCACCTGCCTCGCGAAAGTAGTTTCTACTTCGGCCGTTGCCTCTCCATAAATTGTGCACCATGGTTCAGGTGTTCTTCACGCGTCAATAGTTCCAAGCTGGAGAAGGCTGAGCGAGATTTCCGAACGAGTTCACGACCAACGAGGCAAAAGAAAACCCCTTATAACCATTGAAGATCACAAGGGGTATTGAGTGTCTGGTCGGCTTATGAGTCCGCTGCTCTGCCAACTGAGCTACACCGCCACGCGAGAATTTTCGACGAATGGTGACTGTAGCATGCTGCCTAGGCACTGTATAGATCGCCGAGGCAGAGCGGTCTGATAGCGGACGAGAAGACCTCTTTGTTACGGGGGTGTGAGGGTCTTCAAGGGGTTCAGCCAGTACGGGTAGGAGGACAAACAATATAGTCTGGTAGCCTCGACTACGCCCTACTGTGGCTGTACATGAAATTATCGTGAGATTGTAATGGACTTTCATCATTTCATCCTTCTTGGAGCCGGTTCAGATGTGGCCTGCCGTTATGTCTTTCCTGCCCTGGCTGAGCTGGAAGCGGCAAATCAACTGCCTCAGGAATTTGTGATCTTGGGGATCACGAGAAAAGTCTGGCAGGATGACGGAACCTTCCGCCGTCACATTGAGGCGCGTGTCAAGGAATGCGGGAGTACCGCAAATCTGAGCGCCTTGCCGAAATTATTGACGCGGGTGAATCAGGCATCAGTGGACCTCTCGGATATTCGTCGGTTCAAGAACGTGATCGGAACGATACGGGATCCTGTGGTGCTCTATTTGGGACTCCCGCCGGCGATTTCAGAAGGAATCGTTGGACGGCTCGGTGAACTGGGCTTGTCTGCGGAAAGCCGAATCATGATAGAAAAGCCGTTCGGTCACAACCTGCAGTCGGCGCAGGACCTCAACCGCGGAGTGCATAAGATTTTTCCCGAAGACCATATTTTTCGTGTCGACCATTTCTTGGCCAAACAGACGGTGCAGAATATATTGGGCATTCGATTCGCCAACCGGGTCTTGGAGTCGGTATGGGATCATCAGCACGTGGAGAGAGTCGAAATCGTGTGGGAAGAGACGAATTCTCTGGAGGGAAGGATTGGGTACTATGACGCTGCCGGCGCTCTCAAAGATATGATTCAAAACCACCTGTTACAGTTGATGTGTTTGCTGGCACTGGAACCTCCCTCGGAGCTTACAGAACCCGAGCTGCATGATCGAAAAATTGAGCTGTTGAAGGCAGTCCGGCCATTCACCGAGGAGGAAATCGCCGCGAACACGACCCGAAGTCGGTATACGGCCGGTCAGATAGCGGGGCGTGCTGTAAAGGGATATGTGGATGAGCCGGGAGTCGATACGAAGCGACGTACGGAAACATTCGCAGAAGTTCGGTTCTTCATCGATAATCCGCGATGGAGCAATGTCCCATTCGTCCTACGAACCGGGAAGGCGTTGAAGGAAGATCGGCAAGGAATCTCGGTATTTTTCAAGCCTCCCCGGCACTCAACGTTTGTGTCGTCTCAGGTCCTGAGATCGAATGAGTTACGATTGAGCCTCAAGCCTGATCAGGTCGGATTGGTCATAAATGTGAATGGCCCCGGCAATCCCTTGGAAGCGGAACCGGTCGAACTTCATACGGATCTTGCGCCGGAGCCGATGTCTCCATATGCAAGCCTTATCAGGGATGTGCTCATGGGAAACTCGATGTTTTTTATCAGAGACGATGAGGCAGAGGAAGCCTGGAAGGTCATCGACCCAATCGTGGCCGCTTGGAAGAAAGACCTTGTTCCGCTCCAATCCTACCCAGCAGGTTCCCTTGGGCCGCCTGCTCTTGGATAGAGGACACATCGTGCGGTCGATTATAGGGAGCACCTAACCGTGACTCATGCTCGTCTTATCGCGGTGTTCTCCATATTTCTGAATAGCGAGAGAATACCCTTGTAGACTCCCGGCTTGATTTCGGATCGGTTTGATCACGATGCTCACGTGACAGAGGGACCCATTGGAACGAGGGCACACGGCTTCATAGACAGCCCGCTCCTCGGTACGCGCTTTTCGATAGGCCTGTGCCCAACGGACAGTCCCGATTTCTCGACGCTGGAAGATGCGAAAGACCGGTCGTCCGATCATCTGCTCAATGGAGTAACCGGTAAGATGTTGTGCGGACTGATTCCATTCGGTCACTCGTCCCCGGCTGTCGCTCAGGACAACAGCCGCCCTCTTCAATCTATTAACAAAAAACCGTAGTCGGTTGAGACGCGACGCTGTTGTCGCGAGTGCTTTCCGTTGCTTGTGTCGTCGCCAGTCAATATATAGGCATGCCAAGGCAAGGGCCGTCACGGTTGCGGCCCCGATCGCTCGATTGGTTGTCTCGGTCTGAAAATCTCCGAGCGGTCTCAACAAGAATCCTACAACCATCAAGATCAAGGCCGCTGCCGTGACGGGCACAATGGTAGCAGCTCCTCTCCATTGCAGCGCAAGGACAATGGCAATGCAGTAGGGCACCCATGTCGCCATTCCGTCCGGTGCTCCGATATCGACCAAGAATGTACCTAAGAGAATGATACTCGTGATGGCTCCAAGCACGATTGGTTGTACACGGATTGGTTTCGACTGATCGTATGGGAAAACACCATTCATGATTTTGCCTAATACATCCGGAACCGCGCCGATGGTCATGACCGCTATCTTGAGCCAGCCATGACAAGGTCATGGCTCATTTCCCAATTAGCGTGTACTCCTCACTTTGAGGGAGAGGGGGAAACCTTCCCAACCTGTATGCTGCCCGTGCGTATGATTTCACCCCCGGGTACACTCGAAGTCATCCTCACGGTGTAGCTATAAAAACCAGGTTTCTTGAAACAGACACTGGCCGCCTCTCCTGAAGAGATCTTGGCGGTTTCTCGCATAAGGCCCATAGACCGGAACCCTCGCTGGCAGGACACTTTGTCCAGATCGCCCTCGAGGAATTGGACCTTTATGGCAGCCGTTCGATGATTCACGAAGCGCACTTCATCTCCTACGCTTGCACTGGCCTCGCTTGGAGCGTTTTCCTGTTCGATGTTGATGTCGTGAATGGATCCGGTTCTGCTCGTATCGGGCAAGCTCATCGCGCATCCCGCCCCGAAAAGCGCCACGCCTAACGCAAGTGCTGCCTGTGTCAATGCGCCGTGAGTTGTTTGAGTGTGTGACATATATCCCCTCCAATGGTGGATCACCGTGGTTGCCAGCACCATAGTGCCAGCTCACGTCTTGAGAAGAAGCTGGCAAAGACCCCAGGGCATGACGCTTCAATGCAAGGGTTCTGACCAGTAGGAGTCCCGTGCGTATCCGGATAGGTTGTGGACAAATATTCGTTCTACTCAACATTTCATCAGGACCCGATGATGACTGAGAGGTTTGTCCCCACGTCCGGTTTACTTGCAGATGCGCCGCCGAAGTCCATGTCAGAATCAAAGCCTCAAAGGAAAATCCTCGGAGCCTGTGTGGCCGAAGGGGGCGTGCAGTTCAGGGTTTGGGCCCCAAAGGTCGAACGTGTAGACGTACTATTCGGGAACGGCCCCACGTTCTCGCTGGAAAAGGATGAGGGTGGTTACTTCAGCCGAACGATTTCATCCGCCATCCCCGGGATGATGTATCGCTATCGATTGAACGGTGGAAGTGATTTTCCCGACCCTTGTTCACGCTTCCAACCGGAGGGCCCTCACGGTCCTTCGCAGATCGTCGATTCCTCCACCTATCGCTGGCGAGATCAGGGTTGGCCCGGTGTTAGGATGGCGGGACAAGTCCTGTACGAATTGCATATTGGGGCATTTACTAAGGAAGGCACGTTCGATGCAGCTATTCAGGAATTGGACGGGCTGAAGCGTCTTGGGATCACCCTGCTCGAACTCATGCCCGTTGCCGAATTTCCCGGACGTTGGAATTGGGGATATGACGGCGTCTGTCTGTTCGCTCCGTCGCACAGGTATGGAGATTATGATGCCTTGAAACGCTTCGTGGATGCCGCCCACATGAGGGGAATCGGTGTCATTCTAGACGTCGTCTATAACCATTTCGGGCCGGATGGAAACTATTTGTCGGCATTCAGCGATGACTATGTGACCGACCGGTATCCGAATGAGTGGGGCCAAGCCCTCAATTTCGATGGGCCCAGGTCAGAGGGTATGCGCGACATGGTGATTCAGAACGCATGCTATTGGATCCAGGAGTTTCGACTGGACGGCCTTCGGCTCGATGCAACCCACGCGATTCATGATGCCGGTGCAATGCATGTCTTAGGGGAGTTATCCCTGGAGACTCGGCGTACAGCGGGGCAACGGTCGATCGTGCTGATCGCCGAAAGTGAGCAGCAAGACATGCGGGCTCTTCGATCGGTCGATGAAGGCGGGTGGGGACTCGATGCCATTTGGAGTGACGACTTTCATCACACCTGTCGCGTTGCTGCGACCGGCCGGCGGGAGGCCTATTACACGGATTATCTCGGGGCGCCTCAGGAATTGGTGTCGGCCGTGAAACGAGGGTTCTTGTATCAAGGACAGCGGTATCACTGGCAAGACAAGGCCCGGGGGACGGTAGTCGGCGCCGAACCGGCGAGCAGTTTTGTCTTTTATTTGCAGAATCATGATCAAATCGGGAACTCGTTGATGGGAGGCCGGCTCCACACGATGACCAGTCCAGGTCGGTACCGGGCGATAACTGCCTTCTGGCTGCTCGCGCCTCAGACCCCCATGCTGTTCATGGGGCAGGAATTCGCCTCCTCGGCCAACTTTCGCTACTTCGTGGATTTTGCTGGGCACGACCTCGGCCCTAAGGTGCGCAAAGGGCGACAAGAGTTCTTAAGCCAGTTTCCCAGTTACGCTTCGGAGGATGCCCAAGCAGCTATGTTGGATCCGAGTGATCCTTCGGTCTTTGAGCAATCGAAACTGGATCGGCATGAGCGGCAAGAACACGCGCCGCTGTATCGTCTGCACCGCGATTTACTACGCTTGCGCCGCGAAGACGCGGTGTTCTCGGCGCAAGCACGGGATCGGCTCGACGGCGCCGTATTGGGTTCTCATGCGTTTGTAATCAGATACTATGAAGAAACGGGCTGCGATCGCCTCCTTGTCGTCAATCTTGGTGCCGATCTCCATCTGGTTCCCGCCCCTGAGCCGATGCTGGCGCCGCAGCAGACGGGGTCTTGGAGCCTGGTGTGGTCGAGCAATCACCCTCAGTATGACGGTCCCGGTACGGTGAATCCGTTGACCAAAAAAGGGTGGCATATACCGGCCGAGTCCGCGTCGGTGCTTCGAATCGAGCACGATGTTGGTGCCACAGTGCGCGAGCAGGACCATGGGTGAAGCTCCCGAGCCATCTCTGCCCGTTATCACCCTGCCGTGGACGCGAAGTGGGGATATCAACGCCCTGCTGTCGCGCGAATGGCTCGTGACGAACGGACTTGGGGGGTACTCGTCGACGACGCTCATGCAAGTGGCAACGCGCCGCTATCACGGCATATTTGTCCCGGATTTGCCTTCCCCCAGAGGCCGCACGATAGTTATCCCGCGCCTGGACGAGGAACTGCAGATAGGAAGTGCCACCGTGCGCTTGAGCGGAGCCGAGTATGCAGACGGACGTCTGGATACCGACATTGTCGACCACCTCACAAGCTTTCGCCGAGAGTGGCAAACGCCGACCTGGCGGTTTTCATTTCAAGGCCGGGATTTGGTCAAGCGGATCGTCATGCCCTATGGGCAGAATTCCGTGTATGTGGAATATCGATTGGAAGCGGGAGAACCGGTCACCCTTCGTCTGCGGCCGTTCGTCACCTTTCGCATGCCCGACGCCCCCCTCAGCGAGACGCGTAAGGCGCCGTTCCTCCTGACCATGGTCAGAGGACGATATGAGATGCCGCTCTGCGAAGGAGTGTCTCCATTGAAGCTTTGCCTGAGGCCGCAAGCGGGCGTGTTTGTGGCCGATGCCTCCATCAGCCATGGCGTGTCGTATCGAGTGGATCGCGATCGAGGTTCTCCGCATGTCGAGGACCTGGAGAGTCCCGGATACTTCACCGTGCGGTTGGATCGGGAACATCCGATATCCTTCGTGGCAAGCATGGAAGCTTGGGAGAATCTTCAATACGATGCCGATGCCATATTTGCCGCCGAACAAGAGCGGCTGCACAAACTTGTCGTTCAAGCGGATCGGCTTCCCACCGACCGTCATGAAACGCTTCTGACGTTGGCGGCGGATCAGTTCATCGTGTTTCCCGGAAGCCGGATGGAAGAGCATGCGTTGGCGCAGGCCTCCGGAGATGAAGCGCGGACGGTCATTGCAGGGTATCACTGGTTCACCGACTGGGGGCGAGACACGATGATCAGTTTGGAGGGACTCACCTTGTGCACCGGTCGGTATCGAGAGGGCCGCGCGATTTTGCGTACCTTTGCGCGGTACATCAAGGACGGGCTCATCCCCAATCTGTTCCCCGAAGGCGAGCGCACCGGACTGTATCATACGGCGGATGCCACCTTGTGGTTCTTCCATGCCCTCGATCGGTATTACGAGGTGACGGGTGACCGGGATACCCTGATGGTGCTGTATCCGGCCTTGAAAGAGGTGGTCGAGCATCATTTGAGGGGAACCCATTTTGGAATCGGCGTCGACGAGCGCGACGGTCTCTTGAAGACCGGAGCGCCGGGCTATGCGTTGACCTGGATGGATGCCAAAGTAGAGGACTGGGTGGTCACACCACGGCGCGGCAAGCCGGTGGAGATACAAGCGCTATGGTACAACGCGATTCGACTGATGGGGCGGTGGGCCGAGGATTTGAGAGAGCGATCGGACCGTTGGGACGGCTTGGCGAAACACATCGAGGATTCGTTCAATGATCGTTTTTGGTACGCAACCGGTGGGTATCTGTACGATGTCGTGGACGGTGAGGCGGGCGATGATGCGAGTCTCCGGCCCAATCAGGTGTTCACCATGTCCCTTCGATATCCTATCTTGCGGAAAGCGCGATGGATGCCGGTCTTGACCGTCGTCCGTGAGAAATTGCTGACGCCGTTCGGACTCCGTAGTTTGGCGCCGGGTCACCGCGACTATAAGCCGATGTATTTCGGAGATCTTCGCGCGCGTGACGCGGCCTACCATCAAGGGACGGTATGGGCATGGTTGATCGGCCATTTCATCGATGCGTCGTTGAAGGCGGGTGTGGACCGGGCAGAGTGCCGGCGATTCTTGGACGCCTTTGACGTCTACTTGTTCGACGACGGGATGGGAACCGTGAGCGAGATATTCGATGCCGAGGCGCCCTTCGCCCCGCGTGGATGTGTCGCGCAGGCCTGGAGTGTGGCGGAGATACTGCGGGCCTACCATGCCACGCAACCCGAAAATATCAGCGGCATAAACAGAGGCTAAGTAGGAATGGGTGGCAGGCCATGACAGTTACGGTTGCGGATATCTAGGTGGAACGCCTCATTGATTGGAACGTCGACACGATCTTCGCCTTGCCGGGAGATGGGATCAACGGTCTCTATGAAGCGCTACGGACGCATCAGCAGTCCATCCGGTTGATCCAGGTTCGTCATGAGGAAGCAAGACCTAAGGCGACGACGCCATGCCGCTGTCTTATCCGAAACACTCATACAGAATGTCCCTTGTCAGACAGAATGTCTGCGGTCACGTGGAGAAATGGGGATGGTTCTCCACGTGAACCGGTGTTCTCACGCGGAAAAGAAGCCTCAGACCAACGGAATCCGATCGGCAGGCTTTGTGCACTCCTTAGTGTGAATAGCGTCCCTCATATCGAGGGAAGAAGGTGAGGAAATCTTATGCAGTTTGCCAACAACATTCAGGCCATCCGAGACCGGGCACGTAAGCATATCGAAGAGGGGTCCATGACCGAAGGGTATGGACTGGATCGGGAGCAGGCTATCAAAATTTTGAACGAGGCGCTGGCCACGGAGTATATGTGCGTGCTTCGTTATCGGTTTCATTATTTCATGGCCACTGGCATCAATTCTTCCGCGGTCAAGGAAGAATTCATGGAGCATGCGGAGGAGGAGCAGGGCCATGCAGATGAACTCGCGGAACGAATCAAGCAGCTGGGAGGCAAGCCGGAACTCCATCCTTCCGTTATTGCGGAACGTAGCCACAGCGAATATCGGGAAGGCACCTCGTTAGCCGATATGATCCGTGAAGATTTGATCGCCGAGCGCATTGCCATCGAGAGCTACAGGGAGATGGTGCGATACTTCGGCGACAAGGACTCCACTTCGCGAGTCATGTTGGAAGGCATCCTGGCCAAAGAAGAGGAGCATGCGGATGAAATGGCGGACCTACTGTTTGCCGTGCAGCCGGATACAAACCGGAATTCGAAGCAGCAGTACTTTAGCGATGAGGTCCCGGGAAAAGCCAAACAAACTAAGGTTAAGTCCTGACGGGGCGCAACAGGACAATTTGCGCACGGGAGAGAAATTCTTAATAGCGGAAATTGAATGGGAACAACTGGGTCAGAAAGCCTGGCCATCAAGGAACGAGTGAAGCCAAAATCTTCACGTAAGCAACAAAGGGCCGCATAGACGACTCTCAAGGCAAGCCGGGGCGTGCGCTATAAGAGCCGCGCCCCACGAGAGAGTCGTCGGCCAACCTCGCTTCTTCCAGACTGGAACACAAGAAGAGTCCCCAAGCCACGAATCACGCAGTCGGATATCCGCTACAGACTCTTGATCGACACGTTGAGCATCTCGCAGATTGCGCGATACGTGCCCCTCGATACATCTGGGGAACATGCTAGTCGCCAGCGACACGCCATTGAGGGATAGATAAAAGCACACATGCTGGCCCATGGTCAGCGCCCACAAGAGCCTCAACGAGGATCTTGAGTGAAGAGCGGATAGCGGGATGGAACAAACGAGAACTGGAGACGAAGTATGATGCAATCAATTCTTCTTATGGCCCTGCTGTTCGGCCTGCAGACCCTTACCGGCTGCCAAACGTCACAAACAGAAACCTATGGCGGCGGCTATCGCAAAGTGGAGACTCCTCCCGCCAAGGAAGTGAGGCAGGAGATGGCGGCTACGAAAGCACGAGCCGATAAAGATATGGCCGTGGTACTCACCGAGCTTCAAGGGTTGAATCCCAAACACATCGCTTCGCTATCAGCTGAGGACGCTCGATCGCAACCGACGCCGGCCGATGCCGTCGCGGCGTTACTGCGGGAAAGGAATCAGAATATGGCCCCTCTATCGACCGGAAAGACCAAGGATCGAGCGATTCCAGGTCCTGGTGGTACGCTGCCGATCCGTATCTACACACCCGAAGGACGAGGACCTTTCCCCGTCATCGTGTATTTTCATGGGGGTGGGTGGGTAATTGCGACGATCGATACCTACGATTCTTCGGCGTGGGCTCTTGCGAAGGCCGCGCGTGCCATCGTGGTCTCTGTCGAATATCGTAAAGCTCCGGAGCATAAGTTTCCGGCAGCCCATGAGGATGCCTACGCAGCCTATCAATGGGTGCTGCGCAACGCCGAAAGCTTCGGTGGAGATCCGGCGATGGTTGCTGTGGCCGGTGAAAGCGCCGGCGGCAATCTGGCGGCTGCGGTATGTCTGATGGCT is a genomic window containing:
- a CDS encoding alpha/beta hydrolase; the encoded protein is MAATKARADKDMAVVLTELQGLNPKHIASLSAEDARSQPTPADAVAALLRERNQNMAPLSTGKTKDRAIPGPGGTLPIRIYTPEGRGPFPVIVYFHGGGWVIATIDTYDSSAWALAKAARAIVVSVEYRKAPEHKFPAAHEDAYAAYQWVLRNAESFGGDPAMVAVAGESAGGNLAAAVCLMARGRGELLPVHQALIYPVAGYDLNTPSYQENAQAKPLDKSMMVWFFEKYLNNPSDGRNPWIDLVNVQDLKGLPPATIITAEIDPLRSEGERYAERLLQAGVPVTYHNYEGVTHEFFGMGAVVGDAKKAVRLVARDMNGSFDDPVLGRYDDRSGRPVPVEPLQE